The Patagioenas fasciata isolate bPatFas1 chromosome 21, bPatFas1.hap1, whole genome shotgun sequence genomic sequence gaatgagtcccccctcagtctcctcttctccagctccagagccccagctccctcagcctttcctcacacgggagatgctccactcccttcagcatcttggtggctgcgctggactctctgcagcagttccctgtccttctggaactgaggggccacaactggacacaagattccaggtgtggtctccccagggcagagcagaggggcaggagaacctctctgacctactgacccccccttctaacccaccccaggtaccattggccttcctggccacaagggcccagtgctggctcatggtcaccctgctgtccccagcacccccaggtccctttcccctacactgctctccaacagctggTTCCCAGGGACACGCTCAGGACGCCCCGAGCTCCGTGTGAGGACAGAAGAGACGGATGCAGCTTCTTAACACAGCACCAGCATCCCAACGCAATGACCCTGCCGAAACTCTTCCTCCTGTGCTGCCAGGAAAACCCTCACTGCTGCTACCTGCTAGGacttgactttatttttttttcccctgggataTTGGAGAAATCTGGACTATTTCCAGTGTAAACGAACAGGGAGAGGAAACACCGGCAAACTGGGGCAGGTCCCACGCGTCTCCTCCAGGACTCGCTCCAGCAGCCGCGGGTCTGCCCGAATCCCGGCCTGGGGGCGGAATTGGGGGCCGCCCCGCCAGCCCAGCCCGGTGCTCCGGCCGCCAATGGGACCGGCGGCCGCAGCCGAGCCCCCGGGGGGCGGGCCCGGCCGGGAGCCGCCCCCGCGCTCGGAGCCACGGGCGGGATGGAGCGCGAACGGGTAAGGGGGTGCAGGACGGGGGGACAAGGTCggtctggggtgggggggttgtttttcctccccaccccccgggaTGAAGCGAGTGAAGGGGCCAGGATCGGGCCCCTCGGCCCCGGGGATGTCCGGCTCTGCTCCCCGCGGGGGGTGCGGGGCTGCGGTTGTGCCAGGTTTTGCTGACACTCGCTTGTCCTTGGCCGGGTGGAAGCGTGGGGCACCCTTATCACTGGGGGATCTGCTACACGTCGCTGCGTCCCGCTTCTTTAGCGTGTTGTATTTGTCCAACGACTTCGCAAGTCCGTGTTTGGTGAATGTGATTCCCGGCTCTGAAGAGGTTacaggtgtttgtttgttgcGAGAGGAGAGTCAGAGCCCTCGGCTGGGTTCCCAGCTCCTGCTCGTTGGCTGACCTTGGGCAAACTGCTTTTCCTCTGTGTGCTCGAACTGCACATCTGCTGGTTTCGTTCGGCAGTGGAGCGCTCTTGGGGATGTGAAAAACTTTAGGAATAGAAAGTGAAGCTTGAACACGACGTTGACCTTGTCCTGCGTTGCGCTTCGCGAAAGGCCAAAGTCAGGTCTCCGTTTTCTTGCAGTAGCTGATCTGGGATGACAGCACCGTTGGCGTGCACCTTGCAAAAATGCCTTGGATTGACAAGGCACTGATGTCTGAACGGGTACCAACAAAGTCTGTTAGTAACGGAGCGTGCCACCAGGTCACACACCAGGTAGGGTGTCACTATTGCCCCCAGTTGGATGGGAAGCTGAGGAGCAGAGTGTTCCAACAGCTACCCCAAGGCTGCGCGGGAGACCCTGCTCAGAGCTCCTTAGTCCCAGCTTAACCACTGGACCTTCCTGCCCTCTGGTTGTGCTTTTCTGTGTGTTATTCAACAGAACTGTTTGCAAGGTATGTGCTAAGTGATGCTCCTGAGCTAAGGAGTTTATAGTTTAATTCAGTTGTCCTGGGGGCAAACTGAAGGGCTGGAGACTTCCTGAGCTGCTTGCCAAGGAGACCTTGTTGGAAAATCAGGTTTTAAGACTTTCTGGAAGAGTGTTTGGCAGCCAGAGGGCAAAGGCTTTTGTAGCCTCTGAAGCTTGTAGGAAAAGGAGACAAGAGTCAGAGCAGCAGAGATCAGAGAGAGATCACGAAATTGGTGTGGAGGAAGGAGTGGAACTGGGTGCTGCCTTGAAGGTGACGGTTCAGAGCATTGATTTATGATGTGATGGAAACCTGAAGGTTGAGATTGGCCCAAACACCTTTCGAACCTCCCGTGTGAGCAGCGATGGCCTCTGCTCATCGCGGTTTGTTGAAGTGGAGTTGCGCTGGGGACACACGACGGGCAGCACCATGAACGGCCCCACGCAATGTGCTTAGCAGGTTTTGAAGGACATGGGGAGTATTTCTCCTTAAGGAGCCGAGCCTTTCTTTTAAACCCAAACTGCTTCTCAAAAATTCCCTTTCCAGCTCTCTGAGGAGCACTGATAACAAGGACTGGCTTGACTGgtttgcagctctgcagaaatccCATGGACTCACTCACTCTGGAAGAGGTTCACGAGGGCCTTTGGCATGAGGTTTTCTTTCTCTTGGAAGCCGCTTTTTGCATTAAATGTAAAAAGCTCCTGCCTTCTCGGGTGGTTTAGGTGCTGTGGGAGCAGGATGCAGCCTCCACGCTGCTCTCCGCGGGGACACGGACGATGTGACTCCAGCCTGGAGACACCATGACCCTTCTCACCCGTTTTGAAACGCGGTGTTCGTGTCCTCGAGGGCCTCGTGAGCTGACCCCAGTGCGTCTGCGATGCTTTCAGGAGGTGTGACTGAGCTCAGCCTGCCTGAACTCGCCTTAAACTTGCTGGTTGAGGCACCGCGAGCTGGTGTAACCGCAGCAGCGCGGTTGCTGGTGAACACTCACGGCTGCGGTGCTCGCACGGAGCCCCAGGCGGTTTGGCAGCAGCGGTTGCCTTGTTATCTCTTCCAAAACGACTTAGTTTTAATCCAGCTGTGATGGGTCTGCGTCAGGTTGTGGTTGTACCAACATTTGCAGCGTGGAGAAACCAGCCCCCTCTCTTGGACCTGAATTAACTCCTCGTTGTAAGCCACAAGGCACCCTCTGCATTGAGCAGGGCATCCCTGCCCCCTGCCTTGGGCAGAAGGGGGATGAAGTGTTTCATTGTGTATTTTTACCTTAATAAACTCCCCGGAGAAGTTTGCTTCTGGGGGTGTATCTATCTCTTTGTTGGCATAGGAAAATGGTCAGCATGTGTTTTTTGAGCAACAGCCTCCTTAAAAACAAAGGCCGCTGACtagttttggtgttttctttctaaTGCACAGTCCATTTTATTCAAAGGTTGACGTTTTGTTGgtcagttgggttttttggggagtTGTCGGTTTGTTTTTGGAAATAACCTTGCTGGTGTTCCCTTGTAGATGAACAGAGACTTCCCCAGCTCTTCCAGAGCCTTCTGATCCAGCTGAACCAAGAGCAGAAGACGCGAGCCACCAAATGGTCTCTGTGCattgccaggagctgctgccccccTTGCCCAGCTCTTCCCTCCTGGAGAACTTTGCCAATGCTCTGCAGCACAATGTGCCACCGTCCCCTCTGCCGGGACACGGCAGTGAGAGGGTGTCCGGCCACCCCGAGGGCTCTGGCCACCTCCATGCGGGTGACACCGGCCGCTCTGCCGGCCCCTCGCTCCCCGCGTCCCGCGCAAAGGGGGAAGACGCGAAACCCCAAGTGTGCGAGGCTCAGCTCAAGCTGCCCGACTTCTGCGGCCGCCTCTCGCAGGACTTCATCCCCACCCTGGAGGAGATCGAGGAGTTCCTCAGGGAGAAGGCCGAGTTCCTCAAAGACGAAGCGAGCGAGCTCTGCCCGGCTGGAGGGAAGGTCGAGATCAAATCTGAGCTCAGCTTAGGTAGCTCTGAGGGATGGCTTATCTCCGGCGTGACTCCAGAAGATGAAGTCTCAAACGCTGCCCAGCTTGGAGGGACGGCTGATGGTGGTGACCAGGCGGTAGCTGCGGGGAGGGTTCCTGTCGTCCTCCAGATCCAGCCCCTCCAGATGGACTCTGCTCTAACACAGAGGGCTGTGGGTGGTGTCCAGCTGCTCCTCAGCTTGCAGGGCCAAAACCTGTCCCTCCTCCCTCACATCCAACCCTCTGCGACCGCCAGGGACCAAAAATACGTCAAGATCGCCCCCTTGCCCATCGCCACGAGGCCAGGGCCGCCGGGGGATGTGCAAGAGGAGGAGGCCACCCCCAGGGGTCAGAAAGCCCCCGCTTCCCTCGTGCGCTCCCATCGGTGCTCGCACCCGGGCTGCGGCAAGGTGTACACCAAGAGCTCCCACCTCAAGGCTCATTTTCGGCGGCACACGGGGGAGAAACCCTACACGTGCGCTTGGCCCGACTGCGGCTGGCGGTAAGTGGGGTGTCCTTAAGTAAGTAAGTGCAGGAGAGCCCCCAGCTGGTGAAAATCCAGGGGAAAACCACCGGTTTTCTTTCCTGAGTCAATTATATGGAAGGAGATGGGAAGGAGGAAAGTTTGTTGAGTGCTTTGGGTAGTTTTCACTAAAAATGCTGGAAACCTCCGGCTGGGGACACATCCcaaacaccccaaaccccccttgcaCTGGATGTCTAAATACCCTCCATCCATGCAGCTTTTCCAGGCAATCTTGTAACTCTGCAAGCTTTCTCCACCTAGTTCTGGACAATTTCCACCACTGGGCTACAAAAATGGCTTTTCCCATTAATATTTGTCCCAGAAATTAGGAGCCTCACTGCTTCCTCAGCAGCCAGCACACAGTTCTGTGCTTATTTAGCAGCGCTTTGCTGTCTCTTGCTATTTGCCTGCCCTGTATCCCTCCAAACACCCGTGAGCCTGTTGCGTTATCTCCACGTTGCATTTACTTTCGTTTGCTCCGCGCATGATGGCGGTTGACGTTGTCTTTCATCTACGTTCCTGAAATTAACCCCGCTTCTTAATCTTGCTGCGCGTCTCTGATTATTTCCCCGCCGCGGTGTTTCCTCCCCGGTACCGCACACCTGTCCTGGGGGGCAGGATGCTCGGTGCAGCCTTTGTAAGGAGGGTTAATAGTCCTGAGGTCTTGCGTAGCACTTCTCATCATCAGATCTCAACGCG encodes the following:
- the ELK4 gene encoding ETS domain-containing protein Elk-4 isoform X2; amino-acid sequence: MVSVHCQELLPPLPSSSLLENFANALQHNVPPSPLPGHGSERVSGHPEGSGHLHAGDTGRSAGPSLPASRAKGEDAKPQVCEAQLKLPDFCGRLSQDFIPTLEEIEEFLREKAEFLKDEASELCPAGGKVEIKSELSLGSSEGWLISGVTPEDEVSNAAQLGGTADGGDQAVAAGRVPVVLQIQPLQMDSALTQRAVGGVQLLLSLQGQNLSLLPHIQPSATARDQKYVKIAPLPIATRPGPPGDVQEEEATPRGQKAPASLVRSHRCSHPGCGKVYTKSSHLKAHFRRHTGEKPYTCAWPDCGWRFSRSDELSRHKRSHSGVKPYQCAACQKKFARSDHLAKHVKIHRGQPYGQRTLQGGSRS